Genomic DNA from Thermoanaerobaculia bacterium:
GGTCGATGCCGCGTTTCGTCGCTTCGATCGGCTCGACGCCCGCGATGATCTCTCCCGAAACCCGGCCGGCTCCGAGCTTCTTTGCCGCGTATTCCATCGCGTCGAAGAAGCCCTGCTGCCCGACGGTGTCGGCCTTGCCCGGGCAGAGCCGGGCGAACCATTCGGGGTCCTCGAACTCGTAGCAGAAGGAGAAGTGGTCGGCACCGGCGTCGATGAGCGCGTCGTACTCCCCGAACTTGCGCTTCGGGACCGGGTGGGCCTGGACGCCGATGAATCCGCCGACGCGCTCCCGAACGGCCTTCACGAACGGCTCGCATTGCCGCAGGCCGTGGATCGGCTCGAGCTTGTCGACGTCCTCGAAGTGGTAGCCGGTGTTGAAGTGCGTGAAGATCGAACCCGATTCGTCGCGGGCCGCGAGGGCGACCTCGACGACGTCCTCCACCTTCTTGCGCGACTGCTCGACGACGCCGACGTTCTTTCCGGTCGTGCAGAACTTGCAGGCCCGGGAGGGGGTCGACGCCCAGTAGAGGCAGGAGTTCGAGACGTAGACGCCGAGGTAGTTCCCCTGGAGAACGCCGATGCGGGACATCTCGACGCCGGTCTCCGTCCGGCGGGAGTACCACCCGGGCTCCGGAGGGATCTCGACGGGGTAATGCATCCCCGAGCGGACGTCCTCGACGAAGTAGCTCCCGGCGCGCTGCAGGAGAAAAGGGGAAGCCTGTGCGAAAGGCTCGACGACGGGAGCGTTCATCCAGATGTTCTTCCGGGGCGACGGCAGGACGAGCTCGAGCCCCGACCCGAGGCCGGCGCGCGTCCGGGCGATCCGCCGGGCGTCCTCGTCGGTGTGGCACGACGGGTCGATCCGGACTCCCCGGCAGAAGAGTTCGATCTCGAGTTCCACGGGTGACAGCATGGGTTCCCTCCCTCTCTCTGCCCGCAGCGTAGGCGGACCGCCGCTTTCCCGCCATGATGCAAATCATCCAGAACGCCCGAAAAACCCGCGTTTCTTATGACGGAAATCATGGGGCGCCCGGCGGGGCCGCCCTACGCTCGCGGCATGAAACAGAACACGAGCGGAGGATGTATGCGGAGAGCTTCCCGGACGATTCCCGCCGCCCTTCTGGCCGCGGCGCTCGGCGCCGCCGGCTGCGCGCGGAAGGCGGCCACGGCCGGACCGGGGTCCCTGACGCCCGCCTTCCTGGACGTGGCGGTCGCGAAGCGCCCGCCGGTCTCGCCGGCCACGATCGCGCGGGGCCGGACGGTCTACCTCGCCAATTGCGTCCAGTGCCACGGCGAGGACGGCGCGGGCGACGGCTTCGGCGCGCCGTTCCTGGTGCCGCCGCCGCGCGACTTCACGACCGCCGAGTTCAAGTTCCGGACGACGGCGGCGGGGGAACTCCCGACGGACGAAGACCTCTTCCGAACGATCTCGCGCGGCGCGTCCGGGACCGGGATGCCGCCGTGGGCCTACCTGCTCCCGGCGGAAGACCGCTGGGCGCTCGTCGACTACGTCAAGACCTTCTCGCCGCGCTTCAACGGGGCCGCCGCGCGGACGATGGCGGCGATCCCGCCGCCGCCGTCCTCCGAGGACGCGGCCCGGGGAAAGCTCGTGTACCAGCAGATGCAGTGCGCGAAGTGCCACGGCGACGACGGGCGCGGCGACGGACCTTCGGCGCTGACGCTCCAGGATGCGAAGGGGCGGCACATCAACTCGCGCGACTTCACGACGCCCGGCGCCTTCCGAACCGGATGGACCGACCGGGAGATCGTCCGCACGTTCCAGACGGGGCTGAACGGCACCCCGATGCCTTCCTACGCCGGGCTGATGACGCCGCAGCAGGCCTACGACCTCGCCGCGTACGTGAGGAGCTTCGCCGGGCCGGGATCCGGCAACCAGAAGCGCCAGACCGCCCGCGGGATGGAGGGGGTCGGAGCGCCGTCGCGCGTGATCGAGCTCCGCGAGCACGCGTGGCGGTACGAGCCCGCCGAGATCCGCGTCCGGAGAGGCGAGGTCGTCCAGATCCGCTTCTCGGCGACCGACAACGGGCTGGGCGCCGGCCACGGCTTCGCGATCGACGGCTACGACCAGCAGGTGTTCATCAACGGCGCGATGGTCGGCTCGCCGCAGACGGTCACGTTCAAGATCGACGAGCCGGGGACCTACCGCTACTACTGCGCGACCCAGTGCAGCACGACGGAGCTCCATCCGAAGATGCACGGAACGCTGATCGTCGAATGATCGATCGTCGAAAGGAAAGAGGAAGAACATGAATCGGAAATCCCTTCTCCTGGTCCTGGTGGCGGTCGCGGGGACGATCGCCTTCATGCGGACGGTCGGATGCGGCTCGGCGCGGACGGCCCGATCCCTCGCGGCGGACAAGGTCTACGTCCCGCCCGGCGAGCACGACAAGTACTACGCCTTCCTCTCCGGAGGGCAGAGCGGCTCGGTGTTCGTCGTCGGGATTCCCTCCTGCCGGCTCATCCGGGAAATCCCGGTCTTCGAGCCCCGGGCGGCGTACGGCTACGCCGTCCACGACGGCGATCCGCGTCGGCAGCAGCTGATCGATACCGGCGGCCTCTGGGGCGACACGCATCACCCGGCGCTCTCCGAGACGAACGGCGTGTACGACGGGCGCTATCTCTGGATCAACGACCTTTCGAACGCGCGGCTCGCCCGGGTCCGGCTCGACTACTTCGAAGCGGACAAGATCGTGAAGATCCCGAATCTCCAGGGGGCCCACGGCATCGCCGTCGTCTCTCCCGATACGAAGTACATCGTGGTCAACGGCGAGTTCGAGCAGCCGACCGACGGGATGGTGACGAACCCGGCGCCGTACACGTCGGTCGTCGCCTTCGTCGAGCCGAACACGATGGAGGTCCGGTTCGAGGTCCGGGTACCCGGAAACATCGACATCGCCGACACGTCCAAGGACGGGCGCTATTCCTTCTCGACCGTCTACAACCTCGAGCAGGGGAAGGACATGGGCGGCATGATCCAGTTCGACCGCGACGCCGTCGCCGCGATCGACATTCCCCTGGCGGAGAAGAACGCGGCCGCCGGGAAGGGTCACGTCCGCAACGGCGTGCCGATCCTGGAGC
This window encodes:
- a CDS encoding radical SAM protein; its protein translation is MLSPVELEIELFCRGVRIDPSCHTDEDARRIARTRAGLGSGLELVLPSPRKNIWMNAPVVEPFAQASPFLLQRAGSYFVEDVRSGMHYPVEIPPEPGWYSRRTETGVEMSRIGVLQGNYLGVYVSNSCLYWASTPSRACKFCTTGKNVGVVEQSRKKVEDVVEVALAARDESGSIFTHFNTGYHFEDVDKLEPIHGLRQCEPFVKAVRERVGGFIGVQAHPVPKRKFGEYDALIDAGADHFSFCYEFEDPEWFARLCPGKADTVGQQGFFDAMEYAAKKLGAGRVSGEIIAGVEPIEATKRGIDRIVDAGAFPTVCIFRPTVDSEMQDVPSPEPAAMKEVFAYLYEACRRTGLPVGILPIEVSLVVQPEEAADLVPPTLGTRFYEAKLAAMRTLARPYIAWKRKPRAA
- a CDS encoding c-type cytochrome → MKQNTSGGCMRRASRTIPAALLAAALGAAGCARKAATAGPGSLTPAFLDVAVAKRPPVSPATIARGRTVYLANCVQCHGEDGAGDGFGAPFLVPPPRDFTTAEFKFRTTAAGELPTDEDLFRTISRGASGTGMPPWAYLLPAEDRWALVDYVKTFSPRFNGAAARTMAAIPPPPSSEDAARGKLVYQQMQCAKCHGDDGRGDGPSALTLQDAKGRHINSRDFTTPGAFRTGWTDREIVRTFQTGLNGTPMPSYAGLMTPQQAYDLAAYVRSFAGPGSGNQKRQTARGMEGVGAPSRVIELREHAWRYEPAEIRVRRGEVVQIRFSATDNGLGAGHGFAIDGYDQQVFINGAMVGSPQTVTFKIDEPGTYRYYCATQCSTTELHPKMHGTLIVE